From Anaerolineales bacterium, one genomic window encodes:
- the plsX gene encoding phosphate acyltransferase PlsX, whose product MRIVVDAMGSDDHPQPEIDAVIQAAEQWSEPILLVGQKELLQPMLDARKIPTELVEVVHAPEVLEMTDKPASAARGKSTNSMAIGMDLLKSGKADAFVTAGNTGGAMANALFRIGRIRGVKRPAVTGGIPVQGGFAVVLDIGANADCKPEYLYQFAIMGVVYAEKVFGIEKPRVALLSNGEEPGKGNMLVKETFPILEASDLNFIGNVEPKEVYRGEADVIVSDGFSGNVFIKTSEAVASFLITTIRSEIKQSPISSIGGLLAKPAFSRVGKKLDSSEYGAALLLGVDALIFIGHGRSDKKAMFNAIRMARQAVQNDVLDAVRRAIQSRLDVMQNKEKE is encoded by the coding sequence ATGCGAATCGTAGTTGACGCGATGGGCAGCGATGATCATCCTCAACCGGAAATCGATGCCGTGATACAAGCCGCAGAGCAGTGGTCTGAGCCGATCTTGCTGGTGGGCCAGAAGGAACTCCTCCAACCCATGCTCGACGCACGCAAGATTCCCACAGAACTCGTCGAGGTCGTCCATGCACCTGAAGTGCTCGAGATGACCGATAAACCGGCTTCAGCGGCACGCGGCAAATCCACGAATTCCATGGCCATTGGAATGGATTTATTGAAAAGCGGCAAGGCAGACGCTTTTGTCACAGCGGGCAACACCGGCGGCGCGATGGCCAATGCGCTGTTCCGTATCGGCAGGATTCGTGGTGTCAAACGGCCCGCCGTCACCGGAGGCATTCCCGTCCAAGGCGGATTCGCCGTCGTACTCGATATCGGCGCAAATGCGGATTGTAAGCCGGAATACCTGTATCAATTCGCCATCATGGGGGTTGTCTATGCAGAGAAGGTTTTCGGAATCGAGAAACCAAGAGTGGCGCTGCTCTCGAACGGCGAAGAACCCGGAAAAGGCAACATGCTGGTCAAGGAGACGTTTCCTATCCTTGAAGCTTCTGACCTGAATTTCATCGGAAACGTCGAGCCAAAAGAAGTCTATCGAGGTGAAGCCGACGTCATCGTGAGCGACGGTTTTTCCGGGAATGTGTTCATCAAAACCAGCGAAGCCGTTGCCAGTTTCCTGATTACAACCATTCGCTCCGAGATCAAGCAGTCACCAATCTCTTCCATCGGCGGATTGTTGGCAAAACCAGCCTTCAGCCGGGTTGGAAAGAAACTCGATTCCTCCGAATACGGGGCTGCACTGCTCCTCGGCGTGGATGCTCTTATTTTCATCGGCCATGGTCGTTCGGATAAAAAAGCAATGTTCAACGCAATTCGCATGGCCAGGCAAGCTGTTCAAAACGACGTTCTCGATGCAGTTCGCAGGGCGATTCAATCCCGTCTCGATGTTATGCAGAATAAGGAGAAAGAATGA
- the fabF gene encoding beta-ketoacyl-ACP synthase II, producing MSADRRRVVVTGLGVVTCLGSDVDHFWQALLNGESGVRRINTFDTSDLPCQIAGQIQDFDPGDFIPIKHARRMSRVSKLTLVAAHKAVADSKLPLPLENAERVGVYFGTAIGGLERADEGLQQMRSTGWSHVNPFIIPSALPNMPAFHVTLHYGAYGPNCTYTTACAAGTQAVGEAAHAIRHGKADVVIAGGAEGMIQRYTVAGFANMRALPTSYNDDPERASRPFDAKREGFVFSEGAAFLVLESLGHAREREAKIYAELAGYACSNDAYHVAAPDPTAAGATRTMEWAIRDAGIQPEQISYINAHGTSTPANDAMETIAIKKLFGEHAYRIPISSTKSMIGHAMGGSGAIEAVVCALSIDSGKIHGTLNYENPDPELDLDYVTDGMRELNDIDSALSNSFGLGGQNACIVLRRIG from the coding sequence ATGAGTGCTGACCGCCGTCGTGTAGTTGTTACTGGATTGGGGGTAGTTACCTGTCTTGGTTCAGATGTCGATCACTTCTGGCAAGCACTGCTCAACGGCGAATCCGGCGTTCGTCGCATCAATACATTCGACACGTCCGACTTGCCCTGCCAGATCGCCGGCCAAATACAGGATTTCGATCCAGGAGATTTCATCCCCATAAAACATGCCCGGCGTATGTCGCGAGTTTCGAAATTGACCTTGGTCGCTGCACATAAGGCTGTTGCCGATTCCAAATTGCCCCTGCCGCTTGAGAATGCCGAGCGCGTGGGCGTATACTTCGGTACAGCAATAGGCGGGCTGGAACGTGCAGATGAAGGACTCCAACAAATGCGCAGTACGGGATGGTCACACGTCAATCCTTTCATCATCCCCTCCGCACTGCCCAACATGCCTGCATTTCATGTCACGTTGCATTACGGCGCATATGGTCCCAACTGCACCTACACCACGGCTTGTGCGGCGGGTACCCAAGCCGTCGGTGAAGCCGCACATGCCATCCGTCATGGCAAGGCAGACGTCGTGATCGCGGGCGGGGCCGAGGGCATGATCCAACGCTACACCGTTGCAGGGTTCGCAAACATGCGGGCTTTGCCTACAAGTTACAACGACGATCCGGAACGCGCTTCCCGACCGTTCGACGCCAAGCGGGAAGGTTTTGTGTTCTCTGAAGGCGCCGCTTTTCTCGTTCTCGAGAGTCTGGGACACGCGCGCGAGCGAGAAGCAAAAATCTACGCAGAATTGGCCGGATATGCATGCTCCAACGACGCTTATCACGTCGCAGCACCGGATCCCACGGCTGCTGGCGCCACGCGCACCATGGAATGGGCGATCCGGGACGCGGGTATCCAACCCGAGCAGATCAGTTACATCAACGCGCATGGCACATCGACGCCCGCCAACGATGCCATGGAGACGATCGCGATCAAGAAGTTGTTCGGTGAACACGCCTACCGGATACCGATCTCCTCGACGAAATCGATGATCGGGCACGCCATGGGAGGCTCCGGAGCCATCGAGGCCGTAGTGTGTGCGCTGAGCATCGACAGCGGCAAGATTCACGGTACGTTGAATTATGAAAACCCTGATCCAGAACTCGATCTGGATTATGTGACAGATGGCATGCGGGAATTGAATGACATCGATTCTGCGCTTTCAAATTCCTTTGGTTTGGGCGGCCAAAACGCCTGCATCGTACTCCGCCGCATCGGTTGA
- a CDS encoding uroporphyrinogen decarboxylase family protein, with the protein MTTKRERLEAAFAGEVADRPPVALWRHFPVDDQDPELLAKAAALFQKTYDFDFVKVTPASSYCLKDWGVRDEWRGATEGTREYTQRVIQSPDDWPKLPKLDPQKGFLGNQLRCLEYLKANLSEEVPIIQTIFSPLAQAKNLAGIDRLLADIHRDPTKVEAGLEVITESTVAFVDAVFEMGIDGIFYAVQHASYRYFDVESYDRFGKAYDLRILGRAASGWCNVLHLHGEALIFELAQEYPVQAVNWHDRETWPDLRTGKSHVRGAVCGGVRRESMVYKNASAVAEEAQDALNSTDGRGVVLGTGCVVPIIAPHANILAVRDAANCV; encoded by the coding sequence ATGACCACAAAACGGGAGCGGTTGGAAGCGGCGTTCGCCGGGGAAGTGGCAGACCGACCTCCGGTCGCATTATGGCGTCATTTTCCTGTGGATGATCAGGATCCTGAATTACTTGCCAAGGCGGCCGCGCTGTTCCAGAAAACGTACGACTTTGATTTCGTGAAGGTCACACCAGCGTCCTCCTATTGTCTTAAGGATTGGGGTGTGAGAGACGAGTGGCGAGGCGCGACGGAAGGCACGCGTGAGTACACGCAGCGAGTGATTCAATCCCCCGATGATTGGCCGAAGTTACCAAAGCTCGATCCCCAAAAGGGATTCCTCGGCAACCAGCTGCGCTGTTTGGAATATCTCAAAGCGAATCTGAGTGAAGAAGTTCCCATCATTCAGACGATATTCAGCCCGCTGGCACAAGCGAAGAATCTGGCCGGGATCGATCGTTTATTGGCTGACATTCATCGTGACCCCACGAAAGTCGAGGCGGGGCTCGAGGTCATAACCGAGAGTACGGTTGCCTTCGTTGATGCGGTTTTCGAGATGGGCATCGATGGGATCTTCTACGCAGTTCAACACGCCTCATATCGCTATTTTGATGTGGAATCGTACGATCGTTTTGGAAAGGCTTACGATCTACGAATCTTGGGCCGAGCTGCAAGTGGATGGTGCAACGTGCTTCATTTGCATGGTGAGGCGCTCATTTTCGAACTGGCGCAGGAATATCCGGTTCAAGCCGTAAATTGGCACGATCGAGAGACCTGGCCGGATCTACGCACGGGGAAATCCCACGTTCGAGGCGCCGTGTGTGGCGGTGTGCGCCGGGAATCGATGGTGTATAAAAATGCATCTGCTGTTGCGGAGGAGGCGCAGGACGCCCTAAATTCCACGGACGGTCGCGGCGTGGTCCTGGGGACTGGTTGTGTGGTTCCCATCATTGCGCCGCATGCGAACATCCTCGCCGTACGCGACGCCGCGAATTGCGTGTAG
- a CDS encoding amino acid ABC transporter permease yields the protein MSESNPTSANKRKEPGIVPISTRLKNLPWWALFLLFLGVLLVYAIIERENYRDAFEFIAPGLQVTLTASVIAFAIALVIGLIMGMGRISSNPITYNIATFYVEVVRGIPMIVIIIYVAFVLVPLVVQGANGLGNLILETNWLSFLRGFGTTLSTLDITQIDPLARAISGLAFGYGAYEAEVFRAGIQSIERGQMEAARSLGMSYFQAMRHVILPQAIRVILPPLGNDLIAMLKDSSLISVLAVRDLTQLGKLNRSRTFRTFETWNTVTYLYLSMTLLGSMGVKILEKRLHSGEGITTSINNVFRQLRQSLTRKRVID from the coding sequence TTGTCTGAATCCAATCCAACATCTGCAAACAAGCGGAAAGAACCGGGGATCGTACCCATCTCGACGCGTCTAAAGAATCTTCCGTGGTGGGCTCTTTTCTTGCTGTTTCTTGGTGTCTTGCTCGTGTATGCCATCATCGAACGCGAAAATTATCGGGACGCTTTCGAGTTCATCGCCCCAGGTTTACAGGTAACCCTGACGGCCAGTGTGATTGCTTTCGCCATCGCCCTCGTAATCGGTTTGATCATGGGCATGGGACGTATTTCTTCAAATCCCATTACCTATAACATTGCCACTTTTTACGTCGAAGTCGTACGCGGCATCCCCATGATCGTGATCATTATTTACGTCGCTTTCGTTTTGGTGCCGCTCGTCGTTCAGGGAGCGAATGGCCTCGGCAATCTCATCCTCGAAACGAATTGGCTCTCTTTTCTCCGAGGTTTTGGCACCACACTTTCCACATTGGACATCACACAAATCGATCCGCTCGCACGTGCCATTTCGGGCTTGGCGTTTGGCTACGGGGCATATGAAGCAGAAGTCTTTCGAGCCGGCATCCAATCGATCGAGCGCGGCCAGATGGAGGCGGCCCGTTCGCTCGGAATGAGCTACTTCCAGGCGATGCGGCACGTCATTCTCCCGCAAGCCATCCGCGTGATCCTTCCCCCTCTCGGCAACGACCTCATCGCCATGTTGAAAGACTCTTCCCTCATATCGGTTCTCGCTGTCCGCGACCTGACGCAGTTGGGAAAGCTGAATCGCTCGCGCACGTTTCGAACCTTCGAAACCTGGAACACGGTCACTTACCTGTATCTCTCTATGACGCTGCTGGGTTCGATGGGGGTGAAGATCCTGGAAAAGCGATTACATTCTGGAGAAGGCATCACAACTTCCATCAACAACGTATTTCGCCAGTTAAGACAAAGCCTGACCCGCAAACGGGTCATCGATTGA
- a CDS encoding amino acid ABC transporter ATP-binding protein — MIEIRNVSKSFKHVQALSDISLDVNRGEVVFIFGPSGGGKSTLLRCINRLETVDEGEIVVDGIRVTDAKPDLDSLRAEVGMVFQLFNLFPHLTVLNNITLAQELIRKRDRAEACEIAKNLLKRVGLPEKADAFPDQLSGGQKQRVAIARALAMNPKIMLFDEPTSALDAEMIREVLDVMMVLAQEGMTMVVVSHEMGFAKAASDRMVFLAEGKLIEQGPTDEIYAHPKEARTKAFFDQILY; from the coding sequence ATCATCGAAATACGGAACGTGTCCAAAAGCTTCAAACACGTTCAAGCCTTATCGGATATCAGCCTCGACGTCAATCGAGGTGAAGTCGTCTTCATTTTCGGACCGAGCGGCGGTGGAAAATCGACCTTGTTGCGATGCATCAACCGACTCGAAACCGTCGACGAAGGTGAAATCGTCGTCGATGGAATTCGCGTCACGGATGCGAAACCCGATCTGGATAGTCTACGGGCCGAAGTGGGCATGGTTTTCCAGCTGTTCAACCTATTTCCCCATTTAACAGTACTCAACAACATCACACTGGCTCAAGAGTTGATCCGCAAACGCGATCGCGCAGAGGCGTGCGAAATTGCCAAAAACCTGCTCAAACGCGTTGGCTTGCCTGAGAAGGCGGATGCCTTTCCCGACCAGCTTTCTGGTGGACAGAAACAGCGTGTTGCGATCGCCCGCGCGCTGGCCATGAATCCGAAAATCATGCTCTTCGACGAACCCACTTCAGCGTTGGACGCCGAGATGATCCGTGAGGTATTGGATGTGATGATGGTGCTGGCCCAGGAAGGGATGACGATGGTCGTCGTTTCACACGAGATGGGTTTTGCAAAAGCGGCATCCGATCGGATGGTCTTCCTGGCCGAGGGCAAACTCATTGAACAGGGTCCGACGGATGAAATTTATGCCCATCCCAAAGAGGCAAGGACCAAAGCGTTTTTCGACCAAATCCTCTATTAG
- a CDS encoding NUDIX domain-containing protein — translation MPLSDQNIQPGRYSVIPRTLCFLLRDEQLLLLRIAADRGAWSGMLNGIGGHVRRGEDPLTSAKREIREETGLEPLILRLCGVVIVDVKEETGIGLYVFVGESPSTKIRPSPEGQPLWVPLKSLRDLDLVEDLPTIIPRALDCYRSRETFSAVYRYDDDGNLSIDLFP, via the coding sequence TTGCCTTTATCTGACCAGAATATTCAACCAGGCCGTTATTCCGTCATCCCGCGCACCCTCTGCTTCCTCCTGAGAGATGAGCAACTGCTGTTGCTGCGTATCGCAGCAGATCGTGGGGCATGGAGTGGAATGCTCAACGGCATCGGCGGACACGTTCGACGCGGGGAAGATCCGCTGACTTCAGCAAAACGTGAAATTCGTGAGGAAACCGGCCTGGAGCCCCTGATCCTGCGTCTGTGTGGCGTGGTGATCGTCGACGTGAAAGAAGAAACCGGCATTGGTCTCTACGTCTTCGTCGGGGAAAGTCCGTCTACCAAAATTCGTCCCAGCCCGGAAGGTCAACCGCTATGGGTTCCGTTGAAATCCCTCCGCGATCTGGATTTGGTGGAGGACTTGCCCACTATCATCCCGCGTGCGCTGGACTGCTACCGATCAAGGGAAACATTTTCCGCCGTTTATCGTTACGACGACGATGGGAATTTGTCTATCGACTTATTTCCGTGA
- a CDS encoding transporter substrate-binding domain-containing protein: MKRLTLLSLILIGSLLLGACKTVGEEAGPSEQEPAEADLNDLGGAEIRVGVENAYPPFNYIDEATNEPGGWDYDAVRAICDLINCTPVFVEAAWEGIFEATAAGEYDVVADGVTITAERDEVVDFSIPYMVIAQYIVVRADETEIVNEASLIASDVIVGTQIGTTNEAKAIEMVGEDRVQSYDTFDLPIQALISGDVGAVIMDEEAAKGFVEQNPDKIMLLSEPITGAEELGFVFPPGSDLVGPFDYAITELEANGTLDTLYNKYWGQQEEKMPGYDLGGAEIRVGVENAYPPFNYIDEDTNEAGGWDYDAVKAICEMINCTPVFVEAAWEGIFEATAAGEYDVVADGVTITAERDQVVDFSIPYMVIAQYIVVRSDESVIVDEASLIASDVIVGTQIGTTNEAKAIELVGEDRVQSYDTFDLPIQALISGDVGAVIMDEEAAKGFVDQNPDKIMLLPNPVTGAEELGFVFPPGSGLVEPFNYAIAELDANGMLDTLYDRYWGE, translated from the coding sequence ATGAAACGACTTACCCTATTGAGTTTGATCCTGATCGGCAGTCTACTTCTCGGAGCCTGCAAAACAGTGGGGGAAGAGGCGGGTCCATCGGAGCAAGAACCCGCAGAAGCTGACTTAAACGATCTCGGTGGAGCCGAGATCCGCGTTGGCGTGGAAAACGCCTACCCGCCCTTTAACTACATCGATGAAGCTACCAATGAGCCGGGCGGCTGGGATTACGATGCAGTACGGGCCATCTGCGATTTGATCAACTGCACGCCGGTGTTCGTCGAAGCGGCCTGGGAAGGCATCTTCGAAGCCACCGCCGCCGGCGAGTACGACGTCGTCGCAGACGGCGTCACGATCACCGCCGAGCGCGATGAAGTCGTGGATTTCTCCATACCCTACATGGTCATCGCCCAATACATCGTCGTTCGCGCCGATGAGACCGAAATCGTCAACGAAGCCAGCCTGATCGCCAGCGACGTCATCGTCGGTACGCAGATCGGCACCACCAACGAAGCCAAAGCCATCGAGATGGTCGGCGAGGACCGCGTCCAGAGTTACGACACCTTCGACCTGCCCATCCAGGCGCTCATTTCCGGCGACGTCGGTGCAGTGATCATGGACGAAGAAGCGGCCAAAGGTTTTGTGGAGCAAAACCCGGATAAGATTATGCTGCTTTCGGAGCCGATCACCGGCGCCGAAGAACTCGGTTTCGTCTTCCCGCCGGGAAGCGATCTTGTCGGACCTTTCGACTACGCCATTACAGAACTTGAAGCGAACGGAACACTCGATACGCTATACAATAAATATTGGGGCCAGCAAGAAGAAAAAATGCCCGGCTATGATCTCGGTGGAGCCGAGATCCGCGTCGGCGTGGAAAACGCCTACCCGCCCTTCAACTACATCGATGAGGACACCAACGAGGCAGGCGGCTGGGATTACGATGCGGTTAAAGCCATCTGCGAAATGATCAACTGTACGCCGGTGTTCGTCGAAGCAGCCTGGGAAGGCATTTTCGAAGCCACCGCCGCCGGCGAGTACGACGTCGTCGCAGACGGCGTCACGATCACCGCCGAGCGCGATCAAGTCGTGGATTTCTCCATACCCTACATGGTCATCGCACAGTACATCGTCGTTCGCTCCGACGAGAGCGTGATCGTCGACGAAGCCAGCTTGATCGCCAGCGACGTCATCGTCGGCACGCAGATCGGCACCACGAACGAAGCCAAGGCCATCGAATTGGTCGGCGAGGACCGCGTCCAGAGTTACGATACCTTCGACCTGCCCATCCAGGCGCTCATTTCCGGTGACGTCGGTGCGGTCATCATGGACGAGGAAGCGGCCAAGGGATTTGTCGATCAGAATCCGGACAAGATCATGCTCCTTCCGAATCCGGTAACCGGCGCCGAGGAACTCGGTTTCGTCTTCCCGCCGGGAAGCGGACTTGTAGAGCCCTTCAACTACGCCATCGCAGAACTCGACGCGAACGGCATGCTGGACACCCTTTACGACAGATACTGGGGTGAATAA
- the fabF gene encoding beta-ketoacyl-ACP synthase II, whose protein sequence is MTKNRNTHSNTSPDTSNRRVVITGMGLITPIGFNMEDTWAAFKAGKSGVVRITSLDASKYPCQIAGELKGFDPLNYIPAKKTRNMASSSQFAVAAATEALEDSHLDLDRINRDDVAVILGHAGGMSVEETEKSIQQLASSRLGRLSPFQILKGWPNTPSYFIAEKYQFRGYNSTVTTACAASTQAIGDAMRLIRLGEFDVAVTGGAEYMVSEIALAGFCAMRALATNYNDNPEKAMRPFDADREGFVSAGGAGILILEELEHALARDAHIYAEILGAGVSNDAYHMIIPDPEGIGAALAIRRCIEDAHLSIEDIDYINAHGTSTPVGDIAETKAIKQVFGERAYDIPISSTKSMIGHAMGASGSIEAIACALTIRDEIIHPTINYDTPDPECDLDYVPNQAREARVDVALSNSFGLGGQNACLLIGRFEG, encoded by the coding sequence GTGACGAAAAACCGTAATACCCATTCTAATACTTCACCGGACACGTCAAATCGCCGGGTCGTGATCACCGGCATGGGCTTGATCACACCGATCGGCTTCAACATGGAAGACACATGGGCCGCATTCAAGGCCGGCAAATCCGGCGTTGTCCGCATCACATCCCTGGATGCAAGCAAATATCCATGCCAGATCGCTGGCGAACTCAAGGGGTTTGATCCCCTCAACTACATTCCAGCCAAGAAGACGCGGAACATGGCGTCATCAAGCCAATTTGCAGTGGCCGCGGCAACGGAAGCGCTCGAAGATTCTCACCTGGATCTCGATCGCATCAACCGCGACGATGTGGCCGTAATTCTCGGCCACGCCGGCGGAATGAGCGTCGAAGAAACTGAAAAATCAATCCAGCAGTTGGCTTCGAGTCGTCTGGGACGCTTATCTCCTTTCCAAATTTTAAAGGGCTGGCCGAATACACCCTCGTACTTTATTGCCGAGAAATATCAATTTCGCGGCTATAACAGTACGGTTACCACGGCCTGCGCCGCTTCGACACAGGCAATCGGAGACGCAATGCGCCTCATCCGTTTGGGGGAATTCGACGTTGCCGTCACGGGCGGCGCGGAATACATGGTTTCCGAGATCGCGCTGGCGGGCTTTTGTGCCATGCGGGCTTTGGCAACGAATTACAACGATAATCCCGAAAAGGCGATGCGGCCCTTCGACGCCGATCGGGAGGGTTTTGTTTCCGCTGGCGGGGCCGGCATCCTGATTCTCGAAGAGTTGGAGCACGCCCTTGCCCGTGACGCTCACATCTATGCGGAAATTCTCGGAGCCGGGGTTTCCAACGACGCCTACCACATGATCATACCGGATCCGGAAGGGATAGGCGCAGCGCTTGCGATTCGCCGCTGTATCGAAGATGCCCACTTATCGATTGAGGACATCGACTACATCAACGCCCACGGCACATCCACACCGGTTGGGGACATTGCCGAGACGAAGGCGATCAAGCAGGTGTTTGGGGAAAGAGCTTACGATATCCCCATCAGCTCTACCAAATCCATGATCGGGCATGCGATGGGAGCTTCGGGCTCGATCGAAGCGATCGCTTGTGCGCTTACCATCCGCGACGAAATCATACACCCCACCATCAATTACGATACGCCGGATCCCGAGTGCGATCTGGATTATGTCCCCAATCAAGCACGCGAAGCCAGGGTCGACGTCGCCCTATCCAATTCGTTCGGCCTCGGCGGTCAAAACGCCTGCTTGCTGATAGGCCGGTTCGAAGGTTAG
- a CDS encoding SPFH domain-containing protein — translation MARIFDVVENPDEMRDEIVHRVPDSGAGDFRIGSQVIVREAQNAVFFRDGKALDTFSAGRHTISTANIPLLIDLLGTAFKGRSPFTAEVYFVSMREFVDQKWGTPQPILVRNPGMALGVALLQGYGTYSFQIFDAQQFVTQIVGTAGIYSTKEIEGRLRSMLLSKLQDLLGETTSAKTVPELIGLVEELGAGVRAKAQDDFKALGLTLKSFYIESLKPSDKSAEELRAMGMLDMATYTQLQAADAMRDAAQNPSGGAGLTAGIGAGMGIGDALSDAIRGRNAGAKQGGGAASVPDVMTPSEAAAYLKVAEEDVIAAIEAGDLKAKKIGKAYRISKEALDGFLSE, via the coding sequence ATGGCTCGAATATTCGACGTTGTTGAAAACCCGGATGAAATGCGCGATGAGATCGTACATCGCGTACCGGATAGTGGAGCGGGGGATTTCCGCATTGGTAGTCAGGTCATCGTGAGGGAAGCACAGAATGCGGTGTTCTTCCGAGACGGGAAAGCGTTGGATACGTTTAGCGCAGGACGCCACACGATCAGCACGGCAAACATACCCTTGCTCATCGATCTGCTGGGAACGGCCTTCAAGGGGCGTTCACCATTCACGGCAGAAGTCTATTTCGTATCAATGCGTGAATTTGTGGATCAAAAATGGGGCACACCGCAACCCATTCTGGTTCGCAACCCAGGCATGGCGTTGGGTGTAGCGCTGCTTCAGGGGTACGGCACCTACAGCTTTCAAATCTTCGATGCGCAGCAATTTGTCACACAGATCGTGGGCACGGCAGGCATCTACTCGACGAAGGAAATTGAAGGCCGGCTGCGATCCATGCTACTCTCTAAGCTGCAGGATCTGCTCGGCGAGACGACAAGCGCCAAGACGGTTCCGGAATTGATCGGATTGGTGGAGGAACTCGGCGCCGGGGTCCGCGCCAAAGCGCAAGATGACTTCAAGGCGCTCGGTTTGACTTTGAAATCCTTTTACATCGAAAGCCTCAAACCTTCGGATAAATCCGCCGAAGAGCTGCGTGCAATGGGTATGCTCGACATGGCTACGTACACGCAGCTTCAAGCCGCTGATGCCATGCGCGATGCAGCGCAGAATCCTTCAGGCGGCGCAGGCCTGACCGCCGGAATCGGCGCAGGAATGGGTATCGGGGACGCGCTGTCGGATGCGATCCGTGGACGAAATGCGGGTGCGAAGCAGGGTGGTGGAGCTGCGAGTGTGCCGGACGTGATGACTCCCTCGGAAGCGGCAGCGTATTTGAAGGTCGCAGAAGAGGATGTGATCGCCGCCATCGAGGCAGGGGATTTGAAAGCCAAGAAGATCGGCAAGGCATACCGCATTAGCAAAGAGGCCCTGGACGGCTTCCTGAGCGAGTGA
- the rsmD gene encoding 16S rRNA (guanine(966)-N(2))-methyltransferase RsmD, with product MSGIRVIAGEAKGRKLLRVPDREVRPIGDRVKEALFNIIGREIDGSTFLDLFAGTGSVGIEAISRGARLVVFVDNNRRAIETVEKNLELTGFRTKAQILHTDALSLLSRNVEEPFDYVYVAPPQYKGLWSKAIKTIDSNPGLLNPDAWVIAQMHPKEAEDLNLKHLEEFDRRKYGNTMLIFYLHGGA from the coding sequence ATGAGTGGAATTCGTGTAATTGCCGGAGAGGCAAAAGGGCGTAAACTGCTCCGTGTTCCGGATCGAGAGGTGCGTCCGATCGGAGATCGGGTAAAGGAAGCGCTTTTCAACATCATCGGCCGCGAAATTGATGGAAGCACATTTTTGGATCTTTTTGCGGGGACGGGAAGTGTGGGGATCGAGGCGATCAGCCGCGGGGCACGACTTGTCGTCTTTGTGGATAACAACCGCCGCGCCATAGAGACAGTCGAAAAGAATCTAGAACTGACGGGTTTTCGTACGAAAGCGCAGATTTTGCACACCGATGCGTTATCACTTCTTTCTCGAAACGTTGAAGAACCGTTCGACTACGTATATGTTGCTCCGCCGCAGTACAAAGGCCTTTGGTCGAAGGCCATCAAAACGATTGACTCCAACCCGGGTTTACTCAATCCGGATGCTTGGGTGATCGCTCAAATGCATCCGAAGGAGGCTGAGGACCTGAATTTGAAGCATCTCGAGGAGTTCGATCGAAGGAAGTACGGAAACACGATGTTAATCTTCTATCTACACGGCGGTGCGTGA